A section of the Candidatus Methylomirabilis sp. genome encodes:
- a CDS encoding cold-shock protein, protein MRSTGTVKWFNDAKGYGFISRSDGPDVFVHYSAIQGEGFKTLSEGQQVEFDVVDGPKGKQAANVAKTA, encoded by the coding sequence GTGCGCAGCACGGGAACCGTGAAGTGGTTCAACGACGCGAAGGGCTACGGCTTCATCTCGCGCAGTGATGGGCCGGATGTCTTCGTCCACTACTCGGCGATCCAGGGCGAGGGCTTCAAGACGCTGAGCGAAGGCCAGCAGGTGGAGTTCGACGTCGTGGACGGGCCGAAGGGCAAGCAGGCCGCCAACGTCGCCAAGACCGCCTGA